In the genome of Dermacentor andersoni chromosome 3, qqDerAnde1_hic_scaffold, whole genome shotgun sequence, one region contains:
- the LOC129381652 gene encoding neprilysin-1-like: MAARAALALQRRKRSEAHKSSSTSSTSSKRKSQKSKDGRPGTKKMELQENGANPIAKGTETAASPTTIAATSHMTTRHQHSNAKKMVTIAIVLFLTSGALLMIMIWSKPHATIVFCNTPDCLRHATELKEAMNTSVDPCNDFYKFTCGSWKPKRGERSMVARVFADSTQIAMEEMEGPSEKAVVPKAMDYFKSCIQLRNLTPTDVELYMNFKQGLGFLWPEKKQSAIDALLPLLNLTITWNINFLFRLEALPAYKRRPQTLYITRGILSPRFLDPRWTPVTFAEVVRWHCGELGVEPPSDSSIQELKSTVEDIINAVLKLPPGATTDTQIMMKEIEQLMPKWGYDWLNSLNKLYSPQFTWTPDSPVALEDEAILQSMYTLLENYKKKRQTLMEGLSFVFLRTSLWLAAGKPEMRYSADPKVARRIWKLTCIRYTTGNFGLLIAASHIYTRYSSSVRGKLARFHRSIQTTIKQQLEDAEWIDATIKSKATVKIDAMTLDTMPEENFFSDVDLARLYRDFPSIGASFLENYIKVAEAYRLLIGHDNFISIYSKRLGDGSPGRYDYYYNIAYISLGAMEPPILYLSGTTAMMYGSFGTLIAECIVRSFDKRGVFVTGQGKRELWWDSPAYTQRVGCDLLPDRKSGGSGTTSDANTLPAGSRDPREVHFAALFPLAPALTTSFIAHRRASIKHGRYVQHRLHGLDDYTDDQVFFLTYCLTTCATNNTGETCNVPLRQMQRFASAFRCSPGSPMNPEKKCTFFS; the protein is encoded by the exons ATGGCCGCCAGGGCTGCACTGGCTCTACAGAGGCGGAAGCGCTCAGAGGCTCACAAGTCATCATCCACGTCCAGCACGTCATCGAAACGA AAAAGCCAGAAATCGAAGGATGGAAGGCCAGGAACGAAGAAAATGGAACTCCAGGAAAATGGGGCTAACCCGATCGCGAAGGGTACGGAAACCGCTGCAAGCCCTACAACGATAGCAGCG acTAGCCACATGACGACCCGTCACCAACATTCAAATGCGAAGAAGATGGTCACCATTGCAATAGTGCTGTTCCTCACCAGTGGAGCCCTGCTGATGATCATGATATGGTCCAAGCCACATGCCACCATAGTGTTCTGCAACACTCCCGATTGCCTTAGGCATGCCACTGAGCTCAAGGAGGCCATGAACACTAGCGTCGACCCCTGCAACGACTTCTACAAGTTCACGTGTGGCTCCTGGAAGCCGAAACGGGGAGAGCGTTCGATGGTCGCGCGAGTCTTCGCCGACTCGACCCAAATCGCCATGGAAGAGATGGAAGGCCCGAGCGAGAAGGCCGTGGTGCCAAAGGCGATGGACTATTTCAAGAGCTGCATCCAGCTACGCAATTTGACGCCGACCGATGTAGAACTCTACATGAACTTCAAGCAGGGCCTAGGTTTCTTGTGGCCGGAGAAAAAACAATCGGCCATCGACGCGCTGCTCCCATTGCTGAACCTTACTATCACCTGGAACATCAACTTCCTCTTTCGACTGGAGGCCTTGCCTGCATACAAGCGGAGGCCGCAGACGCTATACATTACGCGTGGCATACTGAGCCCCAGATTTTTGGATCCCAGATGGACACCAGTTACGTTTGCCGAAGTCGTCAGATGGCACTGCGGTGAACTCGGGGTCGAACCGCCGTCCGACTCGAGCATCCAGGAACTGAAGAGCACCGTGGAGGACATCATAAATGCCGTGCTCAAACTTCCACCGGGTGCCACGACTGACACGCAGATTATGATGAAGGAGATTGAGCAGCTGATGCCCAAATGGGGGTACGACTGGCTCAACAGCCTGAACAAACTGTACAGTCCCCAGTTCACGTGGACACCGGACAGCCCAGTTGCTCTGGAAGATGAAGCAATACTGCAGAGCATGTACACCCTGCTTGAGAACTACAAGAAAAAGAGGCAGACGCTCATGGAAGGCTTATCGTTCGTGTTCCTCCGAACGTCCCTGTGGTTGGCCGCAGGAAAACCAGAGATGCGTTACAGCGCCGACCCCAAAGTTGCCAGGCGCATATGGAAGCTGACCTGCATCAGGTACACCACCGGCAACTTCGGTTTGCTGATTGCGGCCAGCCACATTTATACGCGCTACAGCAGCAGTGTGCGCGGCAAACTCGCACGTTTCCACCGGAGCATTCAGACGACGATCAAGCAGCAGCTGGAAGACGCCGAGTGGATAGACGCCACCATCAAGAGTAAGGCGACCGTCAAAATTGACGCAATGACTCTGGACACGATGCCAGAGGAGAACTTCTTCTCTGATGTCGATCTGGCTCGGTTATACCGAGACTTTCCAAGTATCGGCGCCTCGTTCTTGGAAAATTACATCAAAGTCGCGGAAGCCTACCGGCTTCTCATCGGCCACGACAACTTCATCAGCATCTACTCCAAGAGGCTCGGGGACGGCTCGCCAGGTCGATACGACTACTACTACAACATCGCCTACATATCTCTGGGTGCCATGGAGCCTCCCATACTCTACCTGAGTGGCACAACAGCCATGATGTATGGCAGCTTCGGCACGCTCATCGCAGAGTGCATCGTGCGTTCGTTCGACAAGCGTGGCGTCTTCGTCACGGGCCAAGGCAAGAGAGAGCTTTGGTGGGACTCCCCGGCTTATACGCAACGAGTCGGCTGCGACTTGTTACCTGACCGCAAGTCTGGAGGCAGTGGCACAACCTCTGATGCGAACACGCTGCCAGCTGGTAGCCGCGACCCACGGGAGGTTCATTTCGCGGCCTTGTTCCCCCTGGCACCGGCACTTACCACATCGTTCATTGCGCACCGCAGGGCTAGCATAAAACACGGCAGGTACGTCCAACACCGCCTGCACGGTCTCGACGACTACACCGATGACCAGGTCTTCTTCCTGACCTACTGCCTTACGACTTGTGCCACAAACAACACCGGTGAGACCTGCAATGTGCCCCTACGACAGATGCAGAGATTCGCTAGTGCGTTCCGGTGCAGCCCCGGTTCACCGATGAACCCAGAGAAGAAGTGCACTTTTTTCTCGTGA